The following DNA comes from Streptomyces sp. Ag109_O5-10.
CGTCTCCAAGACGGGCAACAACCGCAAGAACATGATCCGTTCGGTGAGGTCTCCATGGCCTGGATCCGGGAGCGCGGCGCGCTCTCCGTCACACCGTTCGTTCCGCTCATAGGCCCCCGCACCACCCGTCACCTCGACGACTACCTCGGCTCTCTCGAAGTGGCGCTCACCGACGAGCAGTACACCCGCCTGCCCGAAGTCAGTGCCGTCCCCCTCGGCGTCCCGCACGAGTTCAACGAGGGCAACCGCGCCCGGCTCCTCGGCGTCCCGCACGAGTCCAACGGGGGCAACCGCGCCCGACTCCTCGGCGGCGATTCGTACCTCGCCGTCCAGGGGCCGGCGCCCGTTGCCTGAGGCCGTCCCGGAACCCACCCGTGCCCGGTGGCGGTTGGCGCCCGTACAGGCGGCCTCCGGGCAGGCTCCAGGCTTTCGTCAACCCAGGTTCACCCGTAGGGATTGCCGCCGTGCCACGACCTGCCGTGGCCCGCGTGCCTGCCGTAGCGTTCTGGTACTGCGCCTGCCGGGGAAGCGCGGCAGGCCGTACCGGGGAGAGGACGGCGTCGGGGTGGTCGGAGATGAGCGGAGCGGCGCGCTCGTGCGGGGCCGGCCGACTGTGTCCTCCAGGCGGCTGCGAAAGCGGCGCCCCGGCATCCGGGCCTCCGCCCCGCCGTCAGGCACCCCTGAGGCGTGCTCGGTCCTGCGGTGTGGCGGGTCAGAGCGACAGGACGCGAACGAGCTGGTGCTGGCGGAAGGCGACCATCACCGTTCCTCTCGGCGCGGCCGGTCTCGCACCCGTTCCGGGCAGTGACAGGCTGCGCCTTCGCCCTGATAATTTCAGCAACGCGGTTATCACCTTGGTGACGACGTCAAGTCGTCACGCGGGTAGGGTCGTTGGCAGCTCCCCAGGAGGTTGGGCGTGACTGATCCCCGTTCCAGCAGCAACGCACCAGCGGCCGTTCGTGAGATGCGCGGACGTCGACTGCGGTGCGTGCGGCTCGCGTCGTCTGGCCTGGGACAGGGGATACGAAGCGCTTGTGCGGCGGAGCGGACTGCGGGCCGTCCACCGCGACGAGCCTGCTCGTCGGCGACCGTTGCGCCGTGGCCGCAAAGTGACGGGCGGTGAACGGCAGGGAGTGCAGCGGGGCCCATTCCTGGCCTGCGGGCTGAAGACATACACGCACGAAGGGGAGAACATGACCACCAGCCAGGCCGGCCGAGAACTCGACACGAGCAAGGCGCACTCGGCCCGGATGTACGACTACTTCCTGGGCGGGAAGGACCACTTCGAGATAGACAAGGAAGCGGCCCTGGTCGCCGCCACCGCCCACCCCGGCATCTACGTGACAGCCCGCGAGAACCGGGCGTTCATGCACCGTGCCACCCGCGTCCTGGCGCAGGAGCACGGCATCCGCCAGTGGCTCGACATCGGCACGGGCATCCCGACCGAACCGAACCTGCACCAGGTCGCCCAGTCCGTCGCGACCGACGCCCGCGTCGTGTACGCCGACAACGACCCCCTCGTCCTGAAGTACGCCGAACGCCTCATGCGCAGCACGAAGCAGGGACGTACGGCCTACGTCGAGGCCGACGTCCGAGACCCCGACGCGCTGATGGCCGCCGTACAGGACGCGGACGTCCTGGACTTCGACCAGCCCATCGTGCTCTCCCTCAACGCGCTCATGCACTTCATCACCGACCCGCACGACCCGTACGCCATCATCCGCCGGCTGCTCGACCCGCTTCCGGCCGGCAGCGCCCTCGCGATGAACCACTGCACGCCTGACTTCGATCCCGATACCTGGAACAAGGTCGCGGAGGTCTACACCAAGTCCGGGGCACCCGTGCAATTCCGTTCCCACAGCGACGTACGCCGTTTCTTCGACGGACTCGACCTGATCGAGCCCGGCATCGTGTGCTGCCACCGCTGGCGGCCCGCCAAACCGGCCGACGGTACGGAGCCCACGGACGCCCAGATCAGTCTGCTGGCGGGCGTAGGCATCAAGCGCTAGTGCTGGATTCCTCAAACGGGGTAGCCGTACTGGCGGCGTAGGACGCGGTTTGGCGGTGTGGGTCTTCCCCGTACCCGGGGCCGGGCCCACGCGTCGAGCTGGGCTGTTGCCAAACGAGTGAGGCGGGTGGCCCGGTCGATCTCGGACGGTTCGGCGGAGGATCGGCCCGCGACGGCGGCCGCAGGCCAGGCGGCCGCCCACCGGCCTTCGACGCCGAGTCATATCGGCAACGCAACGCGGTCGAGCGATGCATCGACCAGCTGAAGCAGTGGCGCGGCCCGGCCATGCGAACGGACAGACCCGCCGTCGACTACCTGTTCCCAGCCGGGGGTGTTCCACCCGGCGCTGTGAGGCGGCGCAGCGCCCAGCCCATGCCGTTGACCACGGCAAGCCCGGCGTCCGGATGGGCGGCCTGGGCCTGTTCCCGCTGCTGGTCCACGCGGTGAGCAGGCCGAGGATCCCGGCGGCGCACGTGCGCTCGGCCGGGCAGCCGGTCTCCTCCACCTCAGCCAGACACCGGACCGGGAAGCCGGCGAAGCCCGCGTGACGCTCGCTCCCCCAAGG
Coding sequences within:
- a CDS encoding SAM-dependent methyltransferase — translated: MTTSQAGRELDTSKAHSARMYDYFLGGKDHFEIDKEAALVAATAHPGIYVTARENRAFMHRATRVLAQEHGIRQWLDIGTGIPTEPNLHQVAQSVATDARVVYADNDPLVLKYAERLMRSTKQGRTAYVEADVRDPDALMAAVQDADVLDFDQPIVLSLNALMHFITDPHDPYAIIRRLLDPLPAGSALAMNHCTPDFDPDTWNKVAEVYTKSGAPVQFRSHSDVRRFFDGLDLIEPGIVCCHRWRPAKPADGTEPTDAQISLLAGVGIKR